The Arachis hypogaea cultivar Tifrunner chromosome 19, arahy.Tifrunner.gnm2.J5K5, whole genome shotgun sequence genome has a window encoding:
- the LOC112777641 gene encoding anoctamin-like protein At1g73020 — translation MKENVELVFEICVVIPKREAVLKGEEDFDCGNVFARELKNAGLVVDRVIGNSDEFFKVAAPLETLGRAAAELRIMKRTHIGMDLQFDMVEVDAFVKQPDGSLFSWYERFQCYCHLMHGIVNNSKSSRILKFNRREIRWEVGEHLLPKLESEIIIKQIFPLHDDKIRKKLLKTWALQWWDFTTQPVDEIYAYYGSKIAIYFAFLGMYTQWLLFPAVVGLIVYFIDYGSANLVVLPAFFIAVILWAIMFSQFWKRKNAALLARWPITYGNAVDEEYKVAGMKGNAQPRQNPMDLIKLLEADRVKGKKVFTKYEWFNHLLRIRNDALIIISIICLQLPFELAYAHLYEVLNKDIIKFGLTAIYLATIQYITKLGGKVSVKLIMFEHNENPETRADSLVYKVFGLYFMQTYIGIFYHALLHRNFGTLRKVLIQRLLISEVVQNLIETSLPYINYNYKKYAVRQNKEKEEKGSAGTFEFTSRVEKEFLKASYTASTGEELEDGLFDDFLELALQFGMILMFACAFPPAFAMSALNNIMEIRTDALKLLAMMKRPVPRASATVGAWLNIFQFLILMSICTNCALLAWLFDEEGKWKIEPGLVVILIMEHALLLIKFGFSRLVPSEPAWVRAARAKNSSQARDMYTKRLLRTISGGEKTRELKKIE, via the exons ATGAAAGAGAATGTGGAACTGGTATTTGAGATTTGTGTGGTGATTCCCAAGAGAGAGGCGGTTCTTAAAGGAGAGGAAGACTTCGATTGCGGCAATGTCTTTGCCAGGGAGCTTAAGAATGCAGGCTTGGTTGTTGACAGAGTTATTGGCAATTCAGATGAGTTCTTCAAG GTGGCTGCACCTTTGGAGACATTGGGGAGGGCTGCAGCTGAACTAAGAATCATGAAAAGAACTCACATTG GTATGGATTTGCAATTTGATATGGTGGAGGTTGATGCTTTTGTCAAACAGCCAGATGGTTCACTCTTTAGTTGGTATGAACGTTTTCAGTGCTACTGCCACTTAATGCACGGAATT GTAAACAACAGCAAATCAAGCAGAATCCTTAAATTCAATAGAAGAGAAATCCGTTGGGAAGTAGGAGAGCATCTCCTTCCAAAATTGGAATCAGAGATCATTATTAAGCAAATCTTTCCTTTGCATG ATGACAAGATTAGAAAGAAACTCCTTAAAACCTGGGCTCTTCAATGGTGGGACTTCACAACTCAGCCAGTAGATGAAATTTATGCATATTATGGTTCAAAG ATTGCAATCTATTTTGCTTTTCTTGGAATGTATACACAGTGGCTGCTCTTCCCTGCTGTGGTTGGGCTTATTGTGTACTTCATAGATTATGG GTCAGCGAATTTAGTAGTGCTCCCTGCTTTCTTCATTGCGGTCATACTATGGGCTATTATGTTTTCTCAGTTCTGGAAACGGAAAAATGCTGCACTTTTAGCCAG GTGGCCTATTACCTATGGAAATGCAGTTGATGAAGAATACAAGGTTGCTGGCATGAAGGGTAATGCTCAACCCCGACAGAACCCAATGGACCTCATAAAATTACTCGAGGCTGATAGAGTGAAGGGAAAGAAAGTGTTCACGAAATATGAGTGGTTTAATCATCTCTTGCGAATCAGGAACGATGCACTCATTATCATCAGCATAATATGCCTCCAGTTACCATTTGAGTTGGCATATGCTCATCTTTATGAAGTTCTTAATAAAGATATAATTAA GTTTGGGCTCACTGCTATTTATCTTGCTACCATTCAGTACATTACTAAGCTTGGTGGTAAGGTTTCTGTTAAACTTATCATGTTTGAACACAATGAAAACCCGGAAACACGAGCTGATAGCTTGGTCTACAAG GTGTTTGGTCTGTACTTTATGCAGACATACATTGGAATCTTTTATCACGCGTTGTTGCACCGAAACTTTGGTACTCTTCGCAAAGTTCTGATTCAGCGGCTTCTAATTTCGGAG GTGGTTCAAAACTTGATAGAAACTTCATTGCCTTATATCAACTACAACTACAAAAAATATGCCGTTCG ACAAAAtaaggagaaggaggagaaagGATCAGCTGGAACATTCGAGTTTACTTCTAGAGTAGAGAAAGAATTCCTTAAGGCTTCTTACACTGCCAGCACTGGCGAGGAGCTTGAGGATGGGTTATTTGATG ATTTTTTGGAGTTGGCACTGCAGTTTGGAATGATTTTGATGTTTGCTTGCGCATTCCCACCTGCATTCGCTATGTCTGCTCTG AACAACATTATGGAAATCAGGACAGATGCTTTGAAGCTACTAGCAATGATGAAGCGGCCTGTCCCTCGTGCGTCTGCAACAGTAGGAGCCTGGCTTAACATTTTTCAG TTTCTCATATTGATGTCCATTTGCACTAATTGTGCACTTCTAGCATGGCTATTCGATGAGGAGGGAAAATGGAAGATCGAGCCGGGACTCGTGGTGATTTTGATAATGGAGCATGCTCTATTGTTGATTAAGTTTGGTTTCTCTCGTTTGGTTCCTTCG